One window of the Hippocampus zosterae strain Florida chromosome 8, ASM2543408v3, whole genome shotgun sequence genome contains the following:
- the osbpl1a gene encoding oxysterol-binding protein-related protein 1 isoform X3, with protein sequence MATLSHLLSSKTPPNLDCTDVLGNTPLHCAAYRGQKQCAAELLKAGASTAVKNNIGQTVLQLASDAAMRQLLEGSAHRGMRRHAKRFEGLLWKSSRFLGWRSYWVVLHDGVLSWYSKQSDAVANIKRQGCKSLTHAQFLMRSKDKCIFTLKCFDDSVHYFKVSSKKEPEATRKAWLDALDEHSAFSTHYCSQEQDSREDDEDEEEEEGNSLGRIADALQEAQASHVRLEQEVEAFLSAVKTDGVPQVLQEFSSFTMEKLQAIRNLSGETGSYLAVCLGLVSKQEVVHSMKLELEVEKNKILSEALQTLATEHHELEQVVVKGSSGLSDDEFHDAVSGSDSELSLSGFETVASRSFEEEEEEEEEGGAMFGNCSSSSSSSRLDSMAQGDRHGNDQQTQANGITKYRTSLPAPMFSRNDFSIWSILRNCIGMELSKITMPVIFNEPLSFLQRLTEYMEHTYLIRQANATMDSLERMKSVAAFVVSAVASQSERTGKPFNPLLGETYELVREDLGFRLVSEQVSHHPPISAFHAEGLRQEFVFHGSIYPKLKFWGKSMQAEPQGILTLELPEHNEAYTWTNPTCCVHNIIVGQLWIEQYGCVEVINHKTGEKCCLNFKPCGFFGKELHKVEGYILDKSKKKLCALYGKWTECLYVIDPATLEAHRKSDRKGEEGKNISKKGDTEEDVHSQAHDSVDVIPGSQLLWRIAPRPANSPQMYSFTSFAMQLNELHEDMEGILPRTDCRMRPDIRAMENGDIDLASEEKKRLEEKQRAARKKISKSNDEWKTRWFQLGPNPHTGSQDWIFNGGYWDRTYPQLPDIY encoded by the exons ATGGCCACTCTGAGCCACCTG ctGAGCAGCAAGACGCCGCCCAACCTAGACTGCACTGACGTGCTGGGCAACACTCCGCTCCACTGCGCAGCCTATCGAGGCCAGAAGCAGTGCGCCGCTGAGCTGCTGAAGGCCGGAGCCAGCACGGCTGTAAAGAACAACATCG GTCAGACCGTGTTGCAGTTGGCCAGCGATGCGGCCATGAGGCAGCTGCTTGAAGGCAGCGCCCACCGT GGGATGAGACGCCACGCCAAGAGGTTTGAGGGACTCCTCTGGAAG AGCTCCAGATTTTTGGGCTGGCGCTCCTACTGGGTGGTTCTTCACGACGGCGTTCTGTCCTGGTACTCCAAACA GTCTGATGCGGTCGCTAACATCAAGAGACAAGGATGCAAGTCCCTCACTCACGCGCAGTTTCTG ATGCGATCCAAAGATAAGTGCATCTTCACCCTGAAGTGCTTCGATGACAGCGTCCATTACTTCAAAGTCTCGTCCAAAAAGGAGCCCGAGGCGACAAGAAAA GCTTGGCTGGATGCTTTGGACGAGCATTCGGCCTTCAGCACGCACTACTGCTCCCAGGAGCAGGACAGCCGCGAGGACGACgaagacgaggaagaggaggaaggcaaCTCGCTGGGTCGGATCGCCGACGCCCTGCAg GAGGCGCAGGCGAGCCACGTCAGGCTTGAGCAGGAAGTGGAAGCTTTCCTGTCCGCCGTCAAGACTGACGGAGTGCCACAAG TTCTCCAGGAGTTTTCCTCCTTCACGATGGAGAAGCTGCAGGCCATCCGCAACCTGTCGGGAGAGACCGGTTCTTACCTTGCCGTCTGTCTCGGACTGGtctccaaacaggaagtg GTGCATAGCATGAAATTGGAGCTGGAGGTGGAGAAGAATAAGATCCTGTCGGAAGCTCTCCAGACGCTTGCCACCGAGCACCACGAGCTGGAGCAGGTGGTCGTCAAGGGCTCCAGCGGCCTCAGCGACGATGAGTTCCACGACGCCGTGTCTG GTTCAGACTCTGAGCTCTCTCTGAGTGGCTTTGAGACGGTGGCGAGTCGTTCCttcgaggaagaggaggaggaggaggaggaaggtggcGCCATGTTTGgcaactgcagcagcagcagcagcagcagtcgcCTCGACAGCATGGCGCAGGGCGATCGCCATGGCAACGACCAGCAGACGCAAGCCAATGGGATCACCAAGTACAG GACTAGTTTGCCCGCACCCATGTTTTCAAGAAATGACTTCAGCATTTGGAGTATTCTCAGAAACTGCATCGGAATG GAGCTCTCCAAAATCACCATGCCGGTGATCTTCAACGAGCCGCTCAGCTTCTTGCAGCGCCTGACCGAATACATGGAGCACACGTACCTTATCCGGCAAGCCAACGCCACCATGGACTCCCTTGAAAGGATGAAG TCCGTAGCGGCCTTTGTGGTGTCTGCGGTGGCATCGCAATCGGAGAGGACGGGCAAGCCCTTCAACCCGCTGCTCGGAGAAACCTACGAATTGGTCAG GGAGGACCTGGGTTTCCGGCTCGTATCGGAGCAGGTGAGCCACCACCCTCCCATCAGCGCCTTCCACGCCGAAGGTCTCCGGCAGGAATTTGTCTTCCACGGCTCCATCTACCCCAAACTCAAATTCTGGGGGAAGAGTATGCAAGCCGAGCCTCAAGGAATCCTCACGTTGGAGCTGCCCGA GCACAACGAAGCGTACACGTGGACCAACCCCACGTGCTGCGTGCACAACATCATCGTGGGCCAGCTGTGGATTGAGCAGTATGGATGTGTGGAGGTGATCAACCACAA AActggtgaaaaatgctgcctcaACTTCAAGCCATGTGGTTTTTTTGGCAAAGAACTGCACAAAGTTGAAGGCTACATTTTGGACAAAAG CAAAAAGAAGCTGTGCGCGCTGTACGGCAAGTGGACCGAATGCTTGTACGTCATCGATCCAGCTACCCTGGAGGCTCACAGGAAAAGCGACAGGAAAGGAGAAGAAGGCAAAAACATCAGCAAAAAG GGTGACACCGAGGAGGACGTTCACTCTCAAGCACACGACAGTGTGGACGTGATTCCCGGCAGCCAGCTACTGTGGAGGATCGCCCCCCGGCCGGCCAACTCACCCCAG ATGTACAGCTTCACGTCCTTCGCCATGCAGCTGAATGAGCTGCATGAGGACATGGAGGGCATCCTTCCTCGCACGGACTGCAGGATGAGGCCCGACATTCGAGCCATGGAGAACGGCGATATCG ACTTGGCCAgcgaggagaagaaaagacTGGAGGAGAAACAGAGGGCGGCCCGCAAGAAAATCTCCAAATCCaatgacgagtggaagacgag
- the osbpl1a gene encoding oxysterol-binding protein-related protein 1 isoform X2 — translation MLLLRYNASATVINGTAQIPKDVTQNAEIRSMLAAVERTEERKRECKLLEAAGEGDMATLSHLLSSKTPPNLDCTDVLGNTPLHCAAYRGQKQCAAELLKAGASTAVKNNIGQTVLQLASDAAMRQLLEGSAHRGMRRHAKRFEGLLWKSSRFLGWRSYWVVLHDGVLSWYSKQSDAVANIKRQGCKSLTHAQFLMRSKDKCIFTLKCFDDSVHYFKVSSKKEPEATRKAWLDALDEHSAFSTHYCSQEQDSREDDEDEEEEEGNSLGRIADALQEAQASHVRLEQEVEAFLSAVKTDGVPQVLQEFSSFTMEKLQAIRNLSGETGSYLAVCLGLVSKQEVVHSMKLELEVEKNKILSEALQTLATEHHELEQVVVKGSSGLSDDEFHDAVSGSDSELSLSGFETVASRSFEEEEEEEEEGGAMFGNCSSSSSSSRLDSMAQGDRHGNDQQTQANGITKYRTSLPAPMFSRNDFSIWSILRNCIGMELSKITMPVIFNEPLSFLQRLTEYMEHTYLIRQANATMDSLERMKSVAAFVVSAVASQSERTGKPFNPLLGETYELVREDLGFRLVSEQVSHHPPISAFHAEGLRQEFVFHGSIYPKLKFWGKSMQAEPQGILTLELPEHNEAYTWTNPTCCVHNIIVGQLWIEQYGCVEVINHKTGEKCCLNFKPCGFFGKELHKVEGYILDKSKKKLCALYGKWTECLYVIDPATLEAHRKSDRKGEEGKNISKKGDTEEDVHSQAHDSVDVIPGSQLLWRIAPRPANSPQMYSFTSFAMQLNELHEDMEGILPRTDCRMRPDIRAMENGDIDLASEEKKRLEEKQRAARKKISKSNDEWKTRWFQLGPNPHTGSQDWIFNGGYWDRTYPQLPDIY, via the exons ATGCTGTTGCTGCGCTACAACGCCAGCGCGACCGTTATCAATGGAACGGCTCAGATTCCCAAAGACGTCACTCAAAACGCCGAGATCAGAAGCATGCTGGCGG CGGTCGAGAGGACGGAAGAGCGGAAACGTGAATGTAAACTTCTCGAAGCAGCGGGAGAAGGCGACATGGCCACTCTGAGCCACCTG ctGAGCAGCAAGACGCCGCCCAACCTAGACTGCACTGACGTGCTGGGCAACACTCCGCTCCACTGCGCAGCCTATCGAGGCCAGAAGCAGTGCGCCGCTGAGCTGCTGAAGGCCGGAGCCAGCACGGCTGTAAAGAACAACATCG GTCAGACCGTGTTGCAGTTGGCCAGCGATGCGGCCATGAGGCAGCTGCTTGAAGGCAGCGCCCACCGT GGGATGAGACGCCACGCCAAGAGGTTTGAGGGACTCCTCTGGAAG AGCTCCAGATTTTTGGGCTGGCGCTCCTACTGGGTGGTTCTTCACGACGGCGTTCTGTCCTGGTACTCCAAACA GTCTGATGCGGTCGCTAACATCAAGAGACAAGGATGCAAGTCCCTCACTCACGCGCAGTTTCTG ATGCGATCCAAAGATAAGTGCATCTTCACCCTGAAGTGCTTCGATGACAGCGTCCATTACTTCAAAGTCTCGTCCAAAAAGGAGCCCGAGGCGACAAGAAAA GCTTGGCTGGATGCTTTGGACGAGCATTCGGCCTTCAGCACGCACTACTGCTCCCAGGAGCAGGACAGCCGCGAGGACGACgaagacgaggaagaggaggaaggcaaCTCGCTGGGTCGGATCGCCGACGCCCTGCAg GAGGCGCAGGCGAGCCACGTCAGGCTTGAGCAGGAAGTGGAAGCTTTCCTGTCCGCCGTCAAGACTGACGGAGTGCCACAAG TTCTCCAGGAGTTTTCCTCCTTCACGATGGAGAAGCTGCAGGCCATCCGCAACCTGTCGGGAGAGACCGGTTCTTACCTTGCCGTCTGTCTCGGACTGGtctccaaacaggaagtg GTGCATAGCATGAAATTGGAGCTGGAGGTGGAGAAGAATAAGATCCTGTCGGAAGCTCTCCAGACGCTTGCCACCGAGCACCACGAGCTGGAGCAGGTGGTCGTCAAGGGCTCCAGCGGCCTCAGCGACGATGAGTTCCACGACGCCGTGTCTG GTTCAGACTCTGAGCTCTCTCTGAGTGGCTTTGAGACGGTGGCGAGTCGTTCCttcgaggaagaggaggaggaggaggaggaaggtggcGCCATGTTTGgcaactgcagcagcagcagcagcagcagtcgcCTCGACAGCATGGCGCAGGGCGATCGCCATGGCAACGACCAGCAGACGCAAGCCAATGGGATCACCAAGTACAG GACTAGTTTGCCCGCACCCATGTTTTCAAGAAATGACTTCAGCATTTGGAGTATTCTCAGAAACTGCATCGGAATG GAGCTCTCCAAAATCACCATGCCGGTGATCTTCAACGAGCCGCTCAGCTTCTTGCAGCGCCTGACCGAATACATGGAGCACACGTACCTTATCCGGCAAGCCAACGCCACCATGGACTCCCTTGAAAGGATGAAG TCCGTAGCGGCCTTTGTGGTGTCTGCGGTGGCATCGCAATCGGAGAGGACGGGCAAGCCCTTCAACCCGCTGCTCGGAGAAACCTACGAATTGGTCAG GGAGGACCTGGGTTTCCGGCTCGTATCGGAGCAGGTGAGCCACCACCCTCCCATCAGCGCCTTCCACGCCGAAGGTCTCCGGCAGGAATTTGTCTTCCACGGCTCCATCTACCCCAAACTCAAATTCTGGGGGAAGAGTATGCAAGCCGAGCCTCAAGGAATCCTCACGTTGGAGCTGCCCGA GCACAACGAAGCGTACACGTGGACCAACCCCACGTGCTGCGTGCACAACATCATCGTGGGCCAGCTGTGGATTGAGCAGTATGGATGTGTGGAGGTGATCAACCACAA AActggtgaaaaatgctgcctcaACTTCAAGCCATGTGGTTTTTTTGGCAAAGAACTGCACAAAGTTGAAGGCTACATTTTGGACAAAAG CAAAAAGAAGCTGTGCGCGCTGTACGGCAAGTGGACCGAATGCTTGTACGTCATCGATCCAGCTACCCTGGAGGCTCACAGGAAAAGCGACAGGAAAGGAGAAGAAGGCAAAAACATCAGCAAAAAG GGTGACACCGAGGAGGACGTTCACTCTCAAGCACACGACAGTGTGGACGTGATTCCCGGCAGCCAGCTACTGTGGAGGATCGCCCCCCGGCCGGCCAACTCACCCCAG ATGTACAGCTTCACGTCCTTCGCCATGCAGCTGAATGAGCTGCATGAGGACATGGAGGGCATCCTTCCTCGCACGGACTGCAGGATGAGGCCCGACATTCGAGCCATGGAGAACGGCGATATCG ACTTGGCCAgcgaggagaagaaaagacTGGAGGAGAAACAGAGGGCGGCCCGCAAGAAAATCTCCAAATCCaatgacgagtggaagacgag
- the osbpl1a gene encoding oxysterol-binding protein-related protein 1 isoform X1: MEDPEPDEEFLCCARNGDLDAVRKLLASKVSGESTLDINCKGKSKSNRGWTPLHLASYFGHADVVDELLRAGADVNLPNNVGDTPLHKAAFTGRKEVVMLLLRYNASATVINGTAQIPKDVTQNAEIRSMLAAVERTEERKRECKLLEAAGEGDMATLSHLLSSKTPPNLDCTDVLGNTPLHCAAYRGQKQCAAELLKAGASTAVKNNIGQTVLQLASDAAMRQLLEGSAHRGMRRHAKRFEGLLWKSSRFLGWRSYWVVLHDGVLSWYSKQSDAVANIKRQGCKSLTHAQFLMRSKDKCIFTLKCFDDSVHYFKVSSKKEPEATRKAWLDALDEHSAFSTHYCSQEQDSREDDEDEEEEEGNSLGRIADALQEAQASHVRLEQEVEAFLSAVKTDGVPQVLQEFSSFTMEKLQAIRNLSGETGSYLAVCLGLVSKQEVVHSMKLELEVEKNKILSEALQTLATEHHELEQVVVKGSSGLSDDEFHDAVSGSDSELSLSGFETVASRSFEEEEEEEEEGGAMFGNCSSSSSSSRLDSMAQGDRHGNDQQTQANGITKYRTSLPAPMFSRNDFSIWSILRNCIGMELSKITMPVIFNEPLSFLQRLTEYMEHTYLIRQANATMDSLERMKSVAAFVVSAVASQSERTGKPFNPLLGETYELVREDLGFRLVSEQVSHHPPISAFHAEGLRQEFVFHGSIYPKLKFWGKSMQAEPQGILTLELPEHNEAYTWTNPTCCVHNIIVGQLWIEQYGCVEVINHKTGEKCCLNFKPCGFFGKELHKVEGYILDKSKKKLCALYGKWTECLYVIDPATLEAHRKSDRKGEEGKNISKKGDTEEDVHSQAHDSVDVIPGSQLLWRIAPRPANSPQMYSFTSFAMQLNELHEDMEGILPRTDCRMRPDIRAMENGDIDLASEEKKRLEEKQRAARKKISKSNDEWKTRWFQLGPNPHTGSQDWIFNGGYWDRTYPQLPDIY, translated from the exons ATGGAGGATCCGGAGCCAGACGAGGAGTTTCTGTGCTGCGCCAGGAACGGAGACCTGGATGCCGTTCGGAAGCTCCTCGCATCCAAGGTGAGCGGAGAGAGCACGTTGGACATCAACTGCAAAG GTAAAAGTAAATCAAACCGGGGTTGGACACCTCTTCACTTGGCCTCTTATTTTGGACACGCGGACGTGGTGGACGAATTACTGAGG GCGGGGGCGGACGTCAACCTGCCGAACAACGTTGGCGACACGCCTCTTCATAAGGCTGCCTTCACAGGGAGAAAG GAAGTTGTCATGCTGTTGCTGCGCTACAACGCCAGCGCGACCGTTATCAATGGAACGGCTCAGATTCCCAAAGACGTCACTCAAAACGCCGAGATCAGAAGCATGCTGGCGG CGGTCGAGAGGACGGAAGAGCGGAAACGTGAATGTAAACTTCTCGAAGCAGCGGGAGAAGGCGACATGGCCACTCTGAGCCACCTG ctGAGCAGCAAGACGCCGCCCAACCTAGACTGCACTGACGTGCTGGGCAACACTCCGCTCCACTGCGCAGCCTATCGAGGCCAGAAGCAGTGCGCCGCTGAGCTGCTGAAGGCCGGAGCCAGCACGGCTGTAAAGAACAACATCG GTCAGACCGTGTTGCAGTTGGCCAGCGATGCGGCCATGAGGCAGCTGCTTGAAGGCAGCGCCCACCGT GGGATGAGACGCCACGCCAAGAGGTTTGAGGGACTCCTCTGGAAG AGCTCCAGATTTTTGGGCTGGCGCTCCTACTGGGTGGTTCTTCACGACGGCGTTCTGTCCTGGTACTCCAAACA GTCTGATGCGGTCGCTAACATCAAGAGACAAGGATGCAAGTCCCTCACTCACGCGCAGTTTCTG ATGCGATCCAAAGATAAGTGCATCTTCACCCTGAAGTGCTTCGATGACAGCGTCCATTACTTCAAAGTCTCGTCCAAAAAGGAGCCCGAGGCGACAAGAAAA GCTTGGCTGGATGCTTTGGACGAGCATTCGGCCTTCAGCACGCACTACTGCTCCCAGGAGCAGGACAGCCGCGAGGACGACgaagacgaggaagaggaggaaggcaaCTCGCTGGGTCGGATCGCCGACGCCCTGCAg GAGGCGCAGGCGAGCCACGTCAGGCTTGAGCAGGAAGTGGAAGCTTTCCTGTCCGCCGTCAAGACTGACGGAGTGCCACAAG TTCTCCAGGAGTTTTCCTCCTTCACGATGGAGAAGCTGCAGGCCATCCGCAACCTGTCGGGAGAGACCGGTTCTTACCTTGCCGTCTGTCTCGGACTGGtctccaaacaggaagtg GTGCATAGCATGAAATTGGAGCTGGAGGTGGAGAAGAATAAGATCCTGTCGGAAGCTCTCCAGACGCTTGCCACCGAGCACCACGAGCTGGAGCAGGTGGTCGTCAAGGGCTCCAGCGGCCTCAGCGACGATGAGTTCCACGACGCCGTGTCTG GTTCAGACTCTGAGCTCTCTCTGAGTGGCTTTGAGACGGTGGCGAGTCGTTCCttcgaggaagaggaggaggaggaggaggaaggtggcGCCATGTTTGgcaactgcagcagcagcagcagcagcagtcgcCTCGACAGCATGGCGCAGGGCGATCGCCATGGCAACGACCAGCAGACGCAAGCCAATGGGATCACCAAGTACAG GACTAGTTTGCCCGCACCCATGTTTTCAAGAAATGACTTCAGCATTTGGAGTATTCTCAGAAACTGCATCGGAATG GAGCTCTCCAAAATCACCATGCCGGTGATCTTCAACGAGCCGCTCAGCTTCTTGCAGCGCCTGACCGAATACATGGAGCACACGTACCTTATCCGGCAAGCCAACGCCACCATGGACTCCCTTGAAAGGATGAAG TCCGTAGCGGCCTTTGTGGTGTCTGCGGTGGCATCGCAATCGGAGAGGACGGGCAAGCCCTTCAACCCGCTGCTCGGAGAAACCTACGAATTGGTCAG GGAGGACCTGGGTTTCCGGCTCGTATCGGAGCAGGTGAGCCACCACCCTCCCATCAGCGCCTTCCACGCCGAAGGTCTCCGGCAGGAATTTGTCTTCCACGGCTCCATCTACCCCAAACTCAAATTCTGGGGGAAGAGTATGCAAGCCGAGCCTCAAGGAATCCTCACGTTGGAGCTGCCCGA GCACAACGAAGCGTACACGTGGACCAACCCCACGTGCTGCGTGCACAACATCATCGTGGGCCAGCTGTGGATTGAGCAGTATGGATGTGTGGAGGTGATCAACCACAA AActggtgaaaaatgctgcctcaACTTCAAGCCATGTGGTTTTTTTGGCAAAGAACTGCACAAAGTTGAAGGCTACATTTTGGACAAAAG CAAAAAGAAGCTGTGCGCGCTGTACGGCAAGTGGACCGAATGCTTGTACGTCATCGATCCAGCTACCCTGGAGGCTCACAGGAAAAGCGACAGGAAAGGAGAAGAAGGCAAAAACATCAGCAAAAAG GGTGACACCGAGGAGGACGTTCACTCTCAAGCACACGACAGTGTGGACGTGATTCCCGGCAGCCAGCTACTGTGGAGGATCGCCCCCCGGCCGGCCAACTCACCCCAG ATGTACAGCTTCACGTCCTTCGCCATGCAGCTGAATGAGCTGCATGAGGACATGGAGGGCATCCTTCCTCGCACGGACTGCAGGATGAGGCCCGACATTCGAGCCATGGAGAACGGCGATATCG ACTTGGCCAgcgaggagaagaaaagacTGGAGGAGAAACAGAGGGCGGCCCGCAAGAAAATCTCCAAATCCaatgacgagtggaagacgag